A single region of the Mycobacterium avium subsp. avium genome encodes:
- a CDS encoding condensation domain-containing protein has product MVALGNINEWQPPHGPVTMWMAAPAALEAARAARRSDLPPSYQQNQHLWAAYHGKVLDRQLPRLMVVAWDIPGACDIGAMTATINAHLRRQDTYHSWFEHDNGVFVRRVIDRPEDIDYVAVPLGQMNADQVRTHVLTSTPQTLEWGCFTYGIIQHAEYFTFYASVDHLHIDGLSAALIFLDIHLTYQELAHTGRLPAGLPEIRSYRDYAVRQRAKAAALTLSSPEIKHWIEFARDTDGDWPSFPLPLGDTWASSKGDLLTVELMDAADTTSFDAACGAAGARFIGGVLACTALAEHELTGKTTYHGFTARDTRTPGVDTMTLGWFASLIPVTVPTAGETFAQAARTAQKSFDDAQRLADVPVERVLELATPDELGIKLPTQLPMMLSFLDFRKIPLNGLWAETKFGTYGDSLSHGGVNMWINRQAANTTVTMSFPDNAIARDSVLRYIATLIRVFIRVARPAADEPVVVVRQPDSHEPGTLAPTADDTEAA; this is encoded by the coding sequence ATGGTCGCACTCGGCAACATCAACGAATGGCAACCGCCGCACGGCCCGGTCACGATGTGGATGGCCGCGCCGGCCGCGCTCGAAGCCGCGCGCGCCGCGCGGCGAAGTGACCTGCCGCCGAGTTACCAACAGAACCAACACCTCTGGGCCGCCTACCACGGCAAGGTGCTGGACCGCCAGCTACCGCGGCTGATGGTCGTGGCGTGGGACATCCCCGGCGCCTGCGACATTGGCGCGATGACGGCGACCATCAACGCGCACCTGCGCCGGCAGGACACCTACCACAGTTGGTTCGAGCACGACAACGGCGTCTTCGTGCGCCGGGTCATCGACCGTCCCGAGGACATCGACTACGTTGCGGTGCCGCTCGGGCAGATGAACGCCGACCAGGTGCGCACGCACGTGCTGACAAGCACTCCGCAGACCCTGGAATGGGGTTGCTTCACCTACGGAATCATCCAGCACGCAGAGTATTTCACCTTCTACGCCAGCGTCGACCACCTGCACATCGACGGTCTTTCGGCCGCCCTCATCTTCCTCGACATCCACCTGACCTATCAGGAGCTGGCCCATACCGGCCGGCTGCCCGCGGGGCTGCCGGAGATCCGCAGCTACCGCGACTACGCGGTGCGCCAGCGCGCGAAGGCCGCCGCGCTGACCTTGTCGTCGCCGGAGATCAAGCACTGGATCGAGTTCGCGCGCGACACCGACGGCGACTGGCCGAGTTTTCCGCTGCCCCTGGGCGACACGTGGGCCAGCAGCAAGGGCGACCTGCTGACCGTCGAGCTGATGGACGCCGCGGACACGACGTCATTCGACGCCGCCTGCGGGGCGGCCGGCGCCCGGTTCATCGGGGGAGTGCTGGCCTGCACGGCGCTGGCCGAACACGAATTGACCGGCAAGACGACGTATCACGGATTCACCGCCCGGGACACCCGCACACCCGGCGTCGACACCATGACCCTGGGCTGGTTCGCCAGCCTGATCCCGGTCACGGTGCCGACCGCGGGCGAAACGTTCGCCCAGGCGGCCAGGACGGCGCAGAAGTCGTTCGACGACGCCCAACGCCTGGCCGACGTGCCGGTGGAGCGGGTGCTGGAGCTTGCCACGCCGGACGAACTGGGTATCAAACTGCCCACCCAGCTGCCGATGATGTTGTCGTTCCTCGACTTCCGCAAGATTCCCCTCAACGGCCTGTGGGCCGAGACCAAGTTCGGCACCTACGGCGACAGCCTTTCGCACGGCGGGGTGAACATGTGGATCAACCGCCAGGCCGCGAACACCACGGTGACAATGTCGTTCCCGGACAACGCGATCGCCCGCGACTCGGTGCTGCGCTACATCGCCACGCTGATCCGGGTGTTCATCCGCGTCGCCAGGCCCGCCGCGGACGAGCCCGTCGTGGTTGTGCGCCAACCCGATTCGCACGAACCGGGCACCTTGGCGCCCACCGCGGACGACACCGAAGCGGCGTAA
- a CDS encoding VOC family protein, producing the protein MIKPHNTNTEFELGGINHVALVCSDMAKTVDFYSNVLGMPLVKSLDLPGGAGQHFFFDAGNGDCVAFFWFADAPDRVPGISSPGAIPGIGDITSAVSTMNHLAFHVPAEKFDAYRQRLKDKGVRVGPVLNHDESPMQVSATVHPGVYVRSFYFQDPDGITLEFACWVKEFDSGDARAVPKTAADRRPRVGAGR; encoded by the coding sequence ATGATCAAGCCGCACAACACCAACACCGAATTCGAACTCGGCGGGATCAATCACGTCGCCCTGGTGTGTTCGGACATGGCGAAAACCGTGGACTTCTACAGCAACGTGCTGGGCATGCCGCTGGTCAAATCGCTCGATCTGCCCGGCGGCGCGGGCCAGCACTTCTTCTTCGACGCCGGCAACGGCGACTGCGTGGCCTTCTTCTGGTTCGCCGACGCGCCCGACCGCGTCCCGGGCATCTCGTCGCCGGGCGCCATCCCCGGCATCGGCGACATCACCAGCGCGGTGAGCACCATGAACCACCTGGCCTTCCACGTGCCCGCCGAGAAGTTCGACGCCTACCGCCAACGGCTCAAGGACAAGGGTGTGCGGGTCGGCCCGGTGCTCAACCACGACGAAAGCCCGATGCAGGTCTCCGCGACCGTGCACCCCGGCGTCTACGTGCGCTCCTTCTACTTCCAGGACCCCGACGGCATCACCCTCGAGTTCGCTTGCTGGGTGAAGGAATTCGACAGCGGCGACGCTCGAGCGGTGCCCAAGACCGCGGCAGACCGCCGGCCCCGGGTGGGCGCCGGGCGCTGA
- a CDS encoding TetR/AcrR family transcriptional regulator → MAARTVIARKGVLATTIADIAAEAGRSAASFYNYYDSKEAMVRQWALRFRDEANQRARSATRHGLSDRDRAYTAAAAHWHTYRNRLAEVISVSQLAMVNDDFARYWAEICAIPISFIAESVRRAQARGYCRDDDPQLIAEAIVAMFNQFCYIQLGSARSGEPDDQACIRTLANIYYRAIYGREEEPQS, encoded by the coding sequence ATGGCCGCCCGCACCGTCATCGCCCGCAAGGGTGTGCTGGCCACCACCATCGCCGACATCGCCGCGGAGGCGGGCCGCTCGGCGGCATCCTTCTACAACTACTACGACTCCAAGGAGGCGATGGTGCGCCAGTGGGCGCTGCGCTTCCGCGACGAGGCCAACCAGCGGGCGCGGTCGGCGACCCGGCACGGCCTGTCCGATCGGGACCGCGCCTACACCGCGGCCGCCGCCCACTGGCACACCTACCGCAACCGGCTGGCCGAGGTGATCAGCGTGTCACAACTGGCCATGGTCAACGACGACTTTGCTCGGTACTGGGCCGAAATCTGCGCGATACCAATCTCTTTCATCGCCGAATCGGTGCGGCGCGCACAAGCCCGGGGCTACTGCCGCGACGACGACCCGCAGCTGATCGCCGAGGCGATCGTGGCGATGTTCAACCAGTTCTGCTACATCCAGCTCGGTTCCGCGCGCTCCGGGGAACCCGACGACCAGGCCTGCATCCGAACCCTGGCCAACATCTATTACCGGGCCATCTACGGGCGTGAGGAGGAGCCGCAGAGTTGA
- a CDS encoding alpha/beta hydrolase, with amino-acid sequence MSRESSRRTGAGVIREFVGLPSRTAGRAGAGGHPCQGLYHRGVGRKPKVAMIATHYQIDFSEHYLADYMATRGIGFLGWNTRFRGFESSFLLDHALVDIGVGVRWLRDVQGVDTVVLLGNSGGGSLMAAYQSQAVEPNVTPLDGMRPAAGLTELPPADGYVATAAHPGRPEVLTAWMDAAVVDENDPVATDADLDLFNERNGPPYAPEFLARYRAAQTARNHAITDWAEKELKRIRAAGFSDRPFSVMRTWADPRMVDPTIEPTKRQPNTCYAGVPAKANRSAHGIAAACTLRNWLSMWSLRVAQTRAEPHLARIGCPALVINAEADTGVFPSDAQRIFDALASTDKTRASIDTDHYFTTPGARSEQADLIARWIFKRWR; translated from the coding sequence TTGAGTCGCGAATCGAGTCGCCGTACCGGCGCCGGGGTGATCCGGGAATTCGTCGGGCTGCCCTCGCGCACCGCCGGCCGCGCGGGCGCCGGCGGGCATCCCTGCCAGGGGCTCTACCACCGGGGCGTGGGACGCAAACCGAAGGTGGCGATGATCGCCACGCACTACCAGATCGACTTCTCCGAGCACTATCTGGCGGACTACATGGCCACCCGCGGCATCGGTTTTCTCGGCTGGAACACCCGGTTCCGCGGCTTCGAGAGCAGCTTCCTGCTCGACCACGCGCTGGTCGACATCGGCGTCGGTGTGCGCTGGCTGCGCGACGTCCAGGGAGTGGATACCGTTGTGCTGCTGGGCAATTCGGGCGGCGGATCGCTAATGGCCGCCTACCAGTCGCAGGCCGTCGAGCCGAACGTGACCCCGCTGGACGGGATGCGCCCGGCGGCGGGGCTGACCGAATTGCCGCCGGCCGACGGCTATGTGGCCACCGCCGCCCACCCGGGGCGCCCGGAGGTGCTCACCGCCTGGATGGACGCCGCCGTCGTCGACGAGAACGACCCCGTCGCCACCGACGCCGACCTCGACCTGTTCAACGAGCGCAACGGCCCGCCGTATGCGCCGGAGTTCCTCGCCCGCTACCGGGCCGCGCAGACCGCGCGCAACCACGCCATCACCGACTGGGCCGAAAAGGAGCTGAAACGCATTCGCGCCGCGGGGTTTTCGGACCGCCCGTTTTCGGTCATGCGCACCTGGGCCGACCCCCGCATGGTGGATCCGACCATCGAGCCCACCAAGCGCCAACCCAACACGTGCTACGCGGGTGTCCCGGCCAAGGCGAACCGTTCCGCGCACGGCATCGCCGCGGCGTGCACGCTGCGGAACTGGTTGAGCATGTGGAGCCTGCGGGTGGCGCAAACCCGGGCCGAACCGCACCTGGCCCGCATCGGCTGCCCCGCGCTGGTGATCAACGCCGAGGCCGACACGGGGGTGTTTCCCTCTGACGCGCAACGCATCTTCGACGCGCTGGCCAGCACCGACAAGACGCGGGCCTCGATCGACACCGACCACTACTTCACCACGCCCGGGGCGCGCAGCGAGCAGGCCGATCTCATCGCGCGGTGGATCTTCAAGCGGTGGCGCTAG
- a CDS encoding acyl-CoA dehydrogenase, giving the protein MPIAINPEHQELADSVRSLVARIAPSETLHRAMETPLENPPPYWQAAAEQGLHGVHLSESVGGQGFGILELAIVLAEFGYGAVPGPFVPSAIASALISAHDPDAKVLSELASGAQIAAYGLNCCALTATRQGDVLVIRGELRAVPAAAQASLLVLPVAIDSGEAWVMLRAEQLEIEPVKGIDPLRPIADVRANAVEVGDDVVLTKLSMATAHALMTTLLSAEAIGVARWATDTASQYAKIREQFGRPIGQFQAIKHKCAEMIADTERATAAVWDAARALDEAREKDWDTAGSHVEFAAAVAATLAPAAAQRCAQDCIQVHGGIGFTWEHDAGVYYRRALMLAASFGRSSDYPQQVVDTATSTGMRAVDIDLDPDTEKLRAEIRAEVAAFKAMDREQRKVALAEGGWVLPYLPKPWGRGAGPVEQIIIAQEFAAGRVKRPQTGIATWIIPSIVAYGTDEQKQRFLPPTLRGEMIWCQLFSEPGAGSDLAGLSTKATRTDGGWRITGQKIWTTAAQFAQWGALLARTDPNAPKHNGITYFLLDMSSDGVDVKPLRELTGNAMFNTVYIDDVFVPDECVLGEVNRGWEVSRNTLTAERVSIGSSEANFLATLGQFVEFVRDGQFDQVARHRAGQLIAEGHAAKVLNLRSTLLTLAGGDAMPSAAISKLLSMRTGQGYAEFAVSSFGTDAAIGDTDQLPGKWGEYLLASRATTIYGGTSEVQLNIIAERLLGLPRDP; this is encoded by the coding sequence ATGCCGATCGCAATAAATCCCGAGCATCAAGAACTGGCCGATTCAGTGCGATCGCTGGTGGCGCGCATCGCGCCGTCCGAGACGCTGCACCGGGCGATGGAGACGCCGCTGGAGAACCCGCCGCCGTACTGGCAGGCGGCGGCCGAGCAGGGCCTGCACGGCGTCCATTTGTCGGAGTCGGTGGGCGGGCAGGGCTTCGGCATCCTCGAGTTGGCCATTGTGCTGGCCGAATTCGGCTACGGCGCGGTGCCGGGCCCGTTCGTGCCGTCGGCCATCGCCAGTGCACTGATCTCCGCGCACGACCCGGACGCCAAGGTGCTCTCCGAGCTGGCATCCGGCGCCCAGATCGCGGCCTACGGCCTGAATTGCTGTGCGCTGACCGCGACCCGTCAGGGTGATGTGTTGGTGATCCGCGGCGAACTGCGCGCGGTGCCCGCCGCGGCGCAGGCCTCGCTGCTGGTGCTGCCGGTGGCGATCGACAGCGGCGAGGCGTGGGTGATGCTGCGCGCCGAGCAGCTCGAGATCGAACCGGTGAAAGGCATCGACCCGCTGCGGCCCATCGCCGACGTGCGGGCCAACGCCGTCGAGGTCGGCGACGACGTGGTGTTGACGAAGCTGAGCATGGCGACCGCGCACGCCCTGATGACCACGCTGCTGTCCGCCGAGGCCATCGGCGTCGCGCGCTGGGCGACCGACACGGCGTCGCAATACGCCAAGATCCGCGAGCAGTTCGGCCGGCCGATCGGCCAGTTCCAGGCCATCAAGCACAAGTGCGCCGAGATGATCGCCGACACCGAGCGGGCCACCGCGGCGGTGTGGGACGCGGCCCGCGCGCTCGATGAGGCCCGCGAAAAGGATTGGGACACAGCGGGTTCGCACGTCGAGTTCGCCGCCGCGGTGGCGGCCACGCTGGCCCCGGCCGCCGCCCAACGATGCGCGCAGGATTGCATCCAGGTGCACGGCGGGATCGGCTTCACCTGGGAGCACGACGCAGGCGTCTATTACCGTCGGGCGCTGATGCTGGCCGCCTCGTTCGGCCGCAGCTCGGACTATCCGCAGCAGGTGGTGGACACCGCGACCAGCACCGGGATGCGCGCGGTCGACATCGACCTTGACCCCGACACCGAGAAGCTGCGGGCCGAGATCCGGGCCGAGGTGGCGGCGTTCAAGGCGATGGACCGCGAGCAGCGCAAGGTTGCCCTCGCCGAGGGCGGCTGGGTGCTGCCGTACCTGCCCAAGCCGTGGGGCCGGGGTGCGGGCCCGGTGGAGCAGATCATCATCGCCCAGGAGTTCGCCGCCGGGCGGGTCAAACGGCCGCAGACCGGGATCGCCACCTGGATCATCCCGTCGATCGTGGCGTACGGGACCGACGAGCAGAAGCAACGCTTCCTGCCGCCGACGTTGCGCGGCGAAATGATCTGGTGCCAGCTGTTTTCCGAGCCGGGTGCGGGATCGGACCTGGCCGGCCTGTCCACCAAGGCCACCCGGACCGACGGCGGCTGGCGGATCACCGGCCAGAAGATCTGGACCACCGCCGCGCAGTTCGCGCAGTGGGGCGCGCTGCTGGCCAGAACCGACCCCAACGCCCCGAAACACAATGGCATCACCTACTTCCTGTTGGACATGAGCAGCGACGGCGTCGACGTCAAGCCGCTGCGCGAGCTGACCGGTAACGCGATGTTCAACACCGTCTACATCGACGACGTGTTCGTGCCCGACGAGTGCGTGCTGGGTGAGGTGAACCGCGGCTGGGAGGTCAGCCGCAACACGCTGACCGCCGAGCGGGTCTCGATCGGCAGCAGCGAGGCGAATTTCCTGGCCACGCTGGGGCAGTTCGTCGAGTTCGTGCGCGACGGGCAGTTCGATCAGGTTGCGCGGCACCGTGCGGGTCAGCTGATCGCCGAGGGCCATGCGGCCAAGGTGCTGAACCTGCGCTCCACGCTGCTGACGCTGGCCGGTGGGGACGCGATGCCCTCGGCGGCGATCTCCAAACTGCTGTCGATGCGCACCGGCCAGGGCTATGCCGAATTCGCGGTGTCCTCGTTCGGCACCGACGCGGCGATCGGCGACACCGATCAGCTACCCGGCAAGTGGGGCGAGTACCTGCTGGCCAGCCGCGCGACCACCATCTACGGCGGTACGTCGGAGGTGCAGCTGAACATCATCGCCGAACGGCTGCTGGGGTTGCCCCGCGACCCGTAA
- the fadD2 gene encoding long-chain-fatty-acid--CoA ligase FadD2: MPNLLGLPGQATKAVAKVQQYVERGSAELHYLRRIIESGAFRLEPPQNYAAMAADIYKWGEFGMLPSLNARRTPDRAAVIDEEGELSYAELDRAAHAVANGLIAKGVKAGDGVAILARNHRWFLIANYGAARVGARIILLNSEFSGPQIKEVSEREGAKVIIYDDEYTKAVSKAEPPLGKLRALGTNPDADEPSGSTDETLAELIERSSSEPAPKADRHASIIILTSGTTGTPKGANRSTPPTLAPVGGILSHVPFKAGEVTSLPSPMFHALGYLHATIAMFLGSTLVLRRKFKPPLVLQDIEKYRPTAMVVVPVMLSRILDTLEKMDKKPDLSSLRIVFVSGSQLGAELAARALKDIGPVIYNMYGSTEIAFATIAGPKDLERNAATVGPVVKGVKVKIFDDNGKELPQGEVGRIFVGNTFPFAGYTGGGNKQIIDGLLSSGDVGYFDEHGLLYVSGRDDEMIVSGGENVFPAEVEDLISGHPDVVEATAIGVEDKEWGHRLRAFVVKKEGADLDEDTIKHYVRDHLARYKVPREVIFLDELPRNPTGKILKRELREMEV; this comes from the coding sequence ATGCCTAACCTCCTTGGCCTGCCCGGTCAGGCCACCAAAGCGGTAGCCAAAGTTCAGCAGTATGTCGAACGTGGCTCCGCTGAACTGCACTACCTGCGCCGGATCATCGAGTCGGGCGCATTCCGGCTGGAGCCGCCGCAGAACTACGCCGCGATGGCCGCCGACATCTACAAGTGGGGCGAGTTCGGCATGCTGCCGTCGCTCAACGCCCGCCGGACCCCCGACCGGGCGGCGGTGATCGACGAGGAGGGCGAACTCAGCTACGCCGAGCTGGACCGGGCCGCGCACGCGGTCGCCAACGGGCTGATCGCCAAGGGCGTCAAGGCCGGCGACGGCGTGGCCATCCTGGCCCGCAACCACCGCTGGTTCCTGATCGCCAATTACGGTGCGGCCCGGGTGGGTGCCCGCATCATCCTGCTCAACAGCGAGTTCTCCGGCCCGCAGATCAAAGAGGTCTCGGAGCGCGAGGGCGCCAAGGTCATCATCTACGACGACGAGTACACCAAGGCGGTCAGCAAAGCCGAACCGCCGCTGGGCAAGCTGCGCGCGCTGGGCACCAATCCCGACGCGGACGAGCCGTCCGGCAGCACCGACGAGACGCTGGCCGAACTGATCGAGCGCAGCAGCTCCGAGCCCGCCCCCAAGGCGGACAGGCACGCCTCGATCATCATCTTGACCAGCGGCACCACCGGCACGCCCAAGGGCGCCAACCGCAGCACGCCGCCGACGCTGGCGCCGGTCGGCGGCATCCTGTCGCACGTGCCGTTCAAGGCCGGCGAGGTGACGTCGCTGCCGTCGCCGATGTTCCACGCCCTGGGGTACCTGCACGCGACCATCGCGATGTTTTTGGGTTCGACGCTGGTGCTGCGGCGCAAGTTCAAGCCGCCGCTGGTGCTGCAGGACATCGAAAAGTACCGGCCGACCGCCATGGTGGTGGTGCCGGTGATGCTGTCGCGGATCCTGGACACCCTGGAGAAGATGGACAAGAAGCCGGACCTGTCCAGCCTGCGGATCGTGTTCGTCTCGGGCTCGCAGCTGGGGGCCGAGCTGGCGGCCCGGGCGCTCAAGGACATCGGACCGGTCATCTACAACATGTACGGCTCGACCGAGATCGCGTTCGCCACCATCGCCGGGCCCAAGGACCTGGAACGCAACGCGGCGACGGTCGGTCCGGTCGTCAAGGGCGTGAAGGTCAAGATCTTCGACGACAACGGCAAGGAACTGCCCCAGGGCGAGGTGGGCCGGATCTTCGTCGGAAACACCTTCCCGTTCGCGGGCTACACCGGGGGCGGCAACAAGCAGATCATCGACGGCCTGTTGTCCTCCGGTGACGTCGGCTACTTCGACGAGCACGGCCTGCTCTACGTAAGCGGCCGCGACGACGAGATGATCGTCTCCGGCGGCGAGAACGTGTTCCCCGCCGAGGTCGAGGACCTGATCAGCGGGCATCCCGACGTGGTGGAGGCCACCGCGATCGGCGTCGAGGACAAGGAGTGGGGCCACCGGTTGCGCGCCTTCGTGGTGAAGAAGGAGGGCGCCGACCTGGACGAGGACACCATCAAGCACTACGTCCGCGACCACCTGGCCCGCTACAAGGTGCCCCGCGAGGTCATCTTCCTCGACGAGTTGCCGCGCAACCCGACCGGCAAGATCCTCAAACGCGAGCTGCGCGAGATGGAGGTCTAG
- a CDS encoding DNA polymerase domain-containing protein, giving the protein MNHMTRPVSLEVAGRRVTITHPDKVVFPRAGGGETTGSAAGPYTKLDLVRYYLSVADGALRGVAGRPMILKRFVKGITQEAVFQKRAPANRPDWVDVAELRYARGTSAAEAVIHDAAGLAWVINLGCVDLNPHPVLADDLDHPDELRVDLDPMPGVSWRRIVDVALVAREVLEDYGLTPWPKTSGSRGFHIYARIARRWEFRQVRLAAQTVAREVERRAPEAATSRWWKEEREGVFVDFNQNAKDRTVASAYSVRATPDARVSTPLRWDEVAGCRPEAFTIDTVPARLAEIGDPWAGMDDAVGDLDRLLVLAEELGPPERAPKGAGTRSGGRRRSSMPLIEVARTKTRDGAMAALDVWRDRHPEAAARLQPADVLVDGMRGPSSIWYRIRINLQRVPEDQRPPQEELIADYSPWQGYGGRQKPSRG; this is encoded by the coding sequence ATGAACCACATGACCCGTCCGGTTTCGCTGGAGGTGGCCGGGCGGCGGGTCACCATCACCCATCCGGACAAGGTGGTGTTCCCCCGCGCCGGCGGCGGCGAAACCACCGGTTCTGCTGCCGGCCCGTACACCAAACTCGACCTGGTCCGCTATTACCTGTCCGTGGCCGACGGCGCACTGCGCGGTGTGGCCGGGCGCCCGATGATCCTGAAGCGCTTCGTCAAGGGCATCACGCAAGAGGCGGTGTTCCAGAAACGCGCCCCGGCGAACCGGCCGGACTGGGTCGACGTCGCCGAATTACGTTATGCGCGAGGCACTTCCGCCGCCGAAGCGGTCATCCACGACGCCGCCGGGCTGGCCTGGGTGATCAACCTTGGCTGTGTCGACCTGAACCCGCACCCGGTACTGGCCGACGACCTCGACCACCCCGACGAGCTGCGCGTCGACCTGGATCCGATGCCCGGGGTGTCCTGGCGGCGGATCGTGGACGTCGCGCTGGTCGCCCGCGAGGTGCTCGAGGACTACGGCCTGACCCCGTGGCCGAAGACGTCCGGGTCGCGCGGCTTCCACATCTATGCCCGCATCGCCCGGCGCTGGGAGTTCCGCCAGGTGCGGCTGGCCGCGCAGACCGTGGCCCGCGAGGTGGAGCGGCGCGCGCCCGAGGCGGCGACCAGCCGCTGGTGGAAGGAGGAGCGCGAGGGGGTGTTCGTCGACTTCAACCAGAACGCCAAGGACCGCACCGTCGCGTCGGCCTACTCGGTGCGGGCGACCCCGGACGCCCGGGTGTCGACGCCGTTGCGCTGGGACGAGGTGGCCGGCTGCCGGCCCGAGGCGTTCACCATCGACACCGTGCCCGCCCGGTTGGCCGAGATCGGCGACCCGTGGGCGGGCATGGACGACGCCGTCGGCGACCTCGACCGGCTGCTGGTGCTGGCCGAGGAGCTGGGTCCGCCGGAGCGGGCGCCGAAGGGCGCCGGGACACGATCCGGCGGCCGGCGCCGGTCCTCGATGCCGCTGATCGAGGTGGCCCGCACCAAGACGAGGGACGGGGCGATGGCGGCGCTGGATGTCTGGCGCGACCGCCATCCGGAGGCCGCCGCCCGGCTGCAGCCGGCCGACGTCCTGGTCGACGGGATGCGCGGGCCCAGCTCGATCTGGTACCGGATCCGGATCAACCTGCAGCGCGTCCCCGAGGACCAGCGGCCACCGCAGGAGGAGCTGATCGCCGACTACTCCCCCTGGCAGGGATACGGCGGCCGGCAAAAACCGTCCCGGGGCTAG
- a CDS encoding MFS transporter, translating to MTTTITPVPQPAAAPERHKGRHWIDDWRPEDPEFWETTGKAIARRNLIFSIFAEHVGFSVWMLWSIVVVHMTAGPHGHPSASGWALTASQALCLVAVPSGVGAFLRLPYTFAVPVFGGRNWTTISAALLLIPCLLLAWAVSHPGIPFGVLVAIAATAGFGGGNFASSMANISFFYPEKDKGWALGLNAAGGNIGVAVVQKVIPPVVIAGGGVALSRAGLFYVPLAVVAAVCAFLFMNNLTEIKADVKPVWQSLRHADTWIMSLLYIGTFGSFIGYSAAFPTLLKTVFGRGDIALAWAFLGAAIGSVIRPLGGKLADRVGGARITAASFVMLAVGAAAALWSVKAVNLPAFFASFMFLFVATGIGNGSTYRMISRIFKIKGELAGGDPDTMVTMRRQAAGALGVISAVGAFGGFIVPLAYAWSKSQFGSIEPALRFYVVFFLGLLAVTWYCYLRKHNAITRVGV from the coding sequence ATGACCACGACCATCACCCCGGTACCGCAGCCCGCGGCGGCGCCCGAGCGGCACAAGGGGCGGCACTGGATCGACGACTGGCGGCCCGAAGACCCCGAATTCTGGGAGACGACGGGCAAGGCGATCGCCCGCCGCAACCTGATCTTCTCGATCTTCGCCGAGCACGTCGGGTTCAGCGTGTGGATGCTGTGGAGCATCGTGGTGGTGCACATGACGGCCGGACCGCACGGGCACCCGTCGGCCTCCGGGTGGGCGCTGACCGCCAGTCAGGCGCTGTGCCTGGTGGCCGTGCCCAGCGGGGTCGGCGCCTTTCTGCGGCTGCCCTACACGTTCGCCGTCCCGGTGTTCGGCGGCCGCAACTGGACGACCATCTCGGCGGCCTTGCTGCTGATCCCGTGCCTGCTGCTGGCGTGGGCGGTGAGCCATCCCGGCATCCCGTTCGGGGTGCTGGTGGCGATCGCCGCGACCGCCGGGTTCGGCGGCGGCAACTTCGCCTCGTCGATGGCCAACATCTCCTTCTTCTACCCGGAGAAGGACAAGGGCTGGGCGCTGGGGCTCAACGCGGCCGGCGGCAACATCGGCGTGGCGGTGGTGCAGAAGGTCATCCCGCCCGTCGTGATCGCGGGCGGCGGCGTGGCGCTGTCCCGGGCCGGGCTGTTCTACGTGCCGCTGGCGGTCGTTGCTGCGGTGTGCGCGTTCCTGTTCATGAACAACCTGACCGAGATCAAGGCCGACGTGAAGCCGGTGTGGCAGTCGCTGCGCCACGCCGACACCTGGATCATGTCGCTGCTCTACATCGGCACCTTCGGATCCTTCATCGGCTACTCGGCCGCCTTCCCTACCCTGCTCAAAACGGTGTTCGGGCGCGGCGACATCGCGCTGGCGTGGGCGTTTCTGGGCGCCGCCATCGGGTCGGTGATCCGGCCGCTGGGCGGCAAGCTGGCCGACCGGGTCGGCGGGGCGCGGATCACCGCGGCCAGCTTCGTGATGCTGGCCGTCGGCGCGGCGGCCGCGCTGTGGTCGGTGAAGGCGGTGAACCTGCCGGCCTTCTTCGCCAGCTTCATGTTCCTGTTCGTCGCGACCGGCATCGGCAACGGTTCGACCTACCGGATGATCTCGCGGATCTTCAAGATCAAGGGCGAGCTGGCCGGGGGCGATCCCGACACCATGGTGACGATGCGCCGCCAGGCCGCCGGCGCGCTGGGTGTCATCTCGGCGGTGGGCGCCTTCGGCGGGTTCATCGTGCCGCTGGCCTACGCCTGGTCGAAGTCGCAGTTCGGCAGCATCGAACCCGCGCTGCGCTTCTATGTGGTGTTCTTCCTGGGCTTGCTGGCCGTCACCTGGTACTGCTACCTGCGCAAGCACAACGCGATCACCCGGGTCGGCGTCTAG